One window from the genome of Acidobacteriota bacterium encodes:
- a CDS encoding HupE/UreJ family protein: MFWLPGAATALAHPISFTEVTLTLGADGGFEADVIYDLDALALGAPIDTDDAELAAALESLPPDAFESRLGRLRRLFERRVRVRFDGDPVPFDVSFPDHGTPRATEAEIPTVLGLTARLRGAIPAGAVTVGFFASRAFGEVHLTIRDPARGIEARAVLEAGARSDPLDLTVPVTPPGRAAVAESYLRLGFIHIVPEGLDHILFVLGLFLLSARLRPLVWQVTAFTLAHAVTLTLAALDVVALSPRLVEPLIALSIVYVAVENVLTDRMTRWRPPAVFGFGLLHGLGFAGVLGELGMPEQERLLALVSFNAGIELGQLAVIAGAALACGWFRSEPWYRTRLVVPASAGIALVGLLWAVERVLR; this comes from the coding sequence CTGTTCTGGCTGCCCGGCGCAGCAACGGCCCTCGCCCATCCAATCTCGTTCACGGAGGTGACGCTCACGCTGGGCGCCGACGGCGGCTTCGAAGCGGACGTCATCTACGACCTCGACGCCCTCGCCCTCGGCGCCCCCATCGACACGGACGACGCGGAGTTGGCGGCGGCGCTGGAGAGTCTCCCGCCGGACGCCTTCGAGTCGCGTCTCGGGCGGCTGCGACGGCTGTTCGAACGGCGCGTGCGGGTCCGCTTCGACGGCGACCCGGTCCCGTTCGACGTCTCGTTCCCCGACCACGGCACCCCGCGTGCCACCGAGGCCGAAATCCCCACCGTGCTGGGCCTGACCGCCCGGCTCCGCGGCGCGATTCCGGCGGGCGCCGTCACCGTCGGGTTCTTCGCTTCCCGGGCGTTCGGCGAGGTCCACCTGACGATCCGCGACCCGGCGCGGGGCATCGAGGCCCGCGCCGTGCTCGAGGCCGGGGCCCGCAGCGATCCCCTGGATCTGACGGTGCCGGTCACCCCGCCCGGTCGCGCGGCGGTGGCGGAAAGCTACCTGCGCCTCGGGTTCATCCACATCGTCCCGGAAGGGCTCGATCACATCCTGTTCGTGCTGGGGCTGTTCCTGCTGAGCGCGCGGCTCCGGCCGCTCGTCTGGCAGGTCACGGCGTTCACCCTGGCCCACGCGGTGACGCTGACCCTGGCGGCGCTCGACGTCGTGGCGTTGTCGCCGCGGCTGGTCGAGCCGTTGATCGCGCTGTCGATCGTCTACGTGGCGGTGGAGAACGTCCTGACCGACCGCATGACCCGCTGGCGGCCGCCCGCCGTCTTCGGGTTCGGCCTGCTGCACGGGCTCGGCTTCGCCGGCGTGCTCGGAGAGCTCGGGATGCCGGAGCAGGAACGCCTGCTGGCGCTCGTCAGCTTCAACGCCGGGATCGAGTTGGGTCAACTCGCCGTAATCGCCGGCGCCGCGCTGGCGTGCGGCTGGTTCCGCTCCGAACCGTGGTACCGGACCCGGCTGGTGGTGCCGGCCTCGGCCGGCATCGCCCTGGTGGGACTGCTCTGGGCCGTCGAACGCGTGCTCCGGTGA
- a CDS encoding PQQ-binding-like beta-propeller repeat protein: MSMKDCRMTKTAHRAALRVAVLVPCLVFLAGAATAQDWPSWRGRLQTGVSDQTGLVSSWSVDGENLIWFQEYIARSTPAVFDGRVCANGRTGDGVEKKEIVTCWNAENGSKLWEHTFSVLNTTVPFNRVGWGSVTGDPETGHLYALNVDGHLNCFDREGEIVWSWRLSEDLGRASGYGGRTSTPIIDEDRLILSVIGSAWGSLGGPPRHRYVAFDKRTGRVRWVSTPGGQPADMNTQSVPIVAVVDGRRLIIDGNADGHIYAIQARTGVKVWEFHLSQRGINVSPVIDGTTVYVSHSEENIDRGTMGRVVAIDATGSGDITSTGELWRVNDLAVGFSSPLIHDGTLYVIDNSANLVALNAASGEIQWEYSVGNVGKASPVWADGKLYVTETNGNVHILRPGPDGPTALDHDELAVADGRYAEIYGSFAPAYGRLYVTAESGIYCIGDPDAPFSATPAASPDLGAETAATGAVASLQVVPAEVIAAAGETINFRLRAFDENGQPVSAPNAVWTLDGLTGSRLRVNGEFQSSPQSTNQAGQVVARIGDVSAAARVRVFSPLPWTENFENGRPPHWIGGGGSLAAVELDGDQVFRKGASRTGIHRHAVYVGPSYLSDYTVQADVMSTERGRRRPDIGLINSGYTMDMQGNHQRIEVRSWAAELRMAQRFPFAWEPNVWYTIKLRVDTDDERALIRGKVWPRDEAEPDDWTVTVEDPEPVREGSPGLIGYSPIDIYYDNVRVMENP; encoded by the coding sequence ATGTCAATGAAGGATTGCCGGATGACCAAGACCGCTCACCGCGCCGCCCTGCGCGTGGCCGTCCTCGTTCCGTGCCTCGTGTTCCTGGCCGGCGCCGCGACGGCCCAGGACTGGCCGAGCTGGCGCGGCCGGCTGCAGACCGGCGTCTCGGACCAGACCGGACTCGTGTCGAGCTGGTCGGTGGACGGCGAGAACCTGATCTGGTTCCAGGAGTACATCGCCCGGTCGACCCCGGCCGTCTTCGACGGCCGGGTGTGCGCCAACGGCCGCACCGGCGACGGCGTCGAGAAGAAGGAAATCGTCACCTGCTGGAACGCCGAGAACGGCTCGAAGCTGTGGGAGCACACCTTCAGCGTCCTCAACACCACCGTCCCCTTCAACCGGGTCGGCTGGGGCAGCGTGACCGGCGATCCCGAAACCGGCCACCTCTACGCGCTGAACGTCGACGGCCACCTGAACTGCTTCGATCGCGAAGGCGAAATCGTCTGGAGCTGGCGTCTCAGCGAGGATCTCGGGCGCGCCTCCGGCTACGGGGGACGCACGTCGACGCCGATCATCGACGAGGATCGGCTGATCCTGAGCGTGATCGGCTCGGCCTGGGGCAGCCTCGGCGGACCGCCGCGGCACCGCTACGTGGCGTTCGACAAGCGGACCGGCCGGGTGCGCTGGGTGTCGACGCCGGGCGGCCAACCGGCCGATATGAACACCCAATCGGTCCCCATCGTCGCCGTCGTCGACGGCCGGCGGCTGATCATCGACGGCAACGCCGACGGGCACATCTACGCGATTCAGGCGCGCACCGGCGTCAAGGTCTGGGAGTTCCACCTGAGCCAGCGCGGCATCAACGTGTCGCCCGTCATCGACGGCACCACCGTCTATGTCTCCCACAGCGAGGAGAACATCGACCGGGGCACGATGGGCCGCGTGGTGGCTATCGACGCGACCGGCAGCGGCGACATCACGTCGACCGGCGAGCTGTGGCGCGTAAACGACCTCGCCGTCGGATTCTCGTCGCCCCTGATTCACGACGGCACGCTGTACGTCATCGACAACTCCGCGAACCTCGTCGCCCTGAACGCCGCGAGCGGCGAGATCCAGTGGGAGTACAGCGTCGGCAACGTCGGCAAGGCGTCGCCGGTCTGGGCCGACGGCAAGCTCTACGTGACCGAGACCAACGGCAACGTGCACATCCTGCGGCCGGGTCCGGACGGTCCGACCGCTCTCGACCACGACGAGCTCGCGGTGGCGGACGGCCGCTACGCGGAGATCTACGGTTCGTTCGCTCCGGCCTACGGGCGGCTCTACGTGACGGCGGAGTCGGGCATCTACTGCATCGGCGATCCGGACGCACCGTTCTCCGCCACGCCGGCCGCCAGTCCCGACCTCGGCGCCGAGACCGCGGCGACCGGCGCGGTGGCGAGCCTCCAGGTGGTGCCGGCCGAGGTGATCGCGGCCGCCGGCGAGACCATCAACTTCCGCCTGCGGGCGTTCGACGAGAACGGGCAGCCGGTGTCCGCCCCCAATGCGGTCTGGACCCTCGACGGCCTGACCGGATCGCGGCTGCGCGTCAACGGCGAGTTCCAGTCGAGTCCGCAGTCGACCAACCAGGCCGGGCAGGTGGTGGCGAGAATCGGCGACGTCTCCGCCGCGGCGCGTGTGCGCGTCTTCTCGCCGCTGCCCTGGACCGAGAACTTCGAGAACGGCCGCCCGCCGCATTGGATCGGCGGGGGCGGGAGCCTGGCCGCGGTCGAGCTCGACGGCGATCAGGTCTTCCGGAAGGGCGCGTCACGCACCGGCATCCACCGCCACGCCGTCTACGTCGGCCCGTCCTACCTGTCGGACTACACGGTACAGGCCGACGTGATGTCCACCGAGCGGGGCCGCCGGCGGCCGGACATCGGGCTCATCAACAGCGGCTACACCATGGACATGCAGGGCAACCACCAGCGGATCGAAGTCCGGTCGTGGGCGGCCGAACTGCGCATGGCCCAGCGCTTCCCGTTCGCGTGGGAGCCGAACGTCTGGTACACGATCAAGCTGCGCGTCGACACCGACGACGAGCGGGCGCTGATTCGCGGAAAGGTCTGGCCGCGCGACGAGGCCGAGCCGGACGACTGGACGGTGACGGTCGAGGATCCGGAGCCGGTGCGCGAGGGAAGCCCCGGTCTCATCGGCTACTCGCCGATCGACATCTACTACGACAACGTCCGCGTGATGGAGAACCCATGA